The window CGTAGATGTCAGGCCAACCGTCCCCATCGATGTCGGAGACCGCCACAGAAAGCGCGTAGGTGCCGATGGTGTCCCACATGCCACTTTTTTGCGAGACGTCCGTAAAGGTTCCATCACCGTTGTTGTGATAGAGGATGTTCTTACCGCCTTGCAGGCCAGGAGGACCGCATGCCACCTGAATACCTTTGTAGGCGCAGCCTGCGGCTTCTGGAAGCGGGGCTGTTTTGATATCGAAGTCGATGTAGTTAGCGACAAAGAGATCGAGATGGCTGTCGCGATCGTAGTCAAGAAAGGCGCAGCCGGAGTTCCATCGCGTCTTGGACTGAAGTAATCCTGCCTTCTTCGTCACATCAGTAAAGGTGCCATTTCCGTTGTTGCGGTAGAGAACGTTCTGTCCGTAATAACTGACGAATAGATCATCCCAGCCGTCATTGTTGTAGTCGCCAACACAGCAGCCCTGCCCCCATCCTCCGCGTGCAAGTCCGGCTTTGATCGTGACATCGGTGAAGGTGCCATCGCGATTATTTTTGAAGAGATGAGATACGGGTTCCTGTCCCTTGGGAAAGCCCTCCAGTCGTGTGCCGTTGACCAGAAAGATATCGATCCAGTCATCGTGATCGTAGTCGTAGAACGCGACACCGCACCCGGTCGTCTCAAGGAGGTACCTATTCTTGTGTTCGCCCCCATATATCGTCTTTGCGTTGAGGCCCGATTGACGAGCTACATCGATAAAGCTGACTTCTAGTGGAGTGCCGGCGATTGGAGAAGGGGGGCCTTTGGGTGCGGGACGGGGCACGGCATCGTAAGTAGGGCGCGATCCCGTTTGAGCGGTCGATTGAGGCCTTGATGGTACTGCCAGAGCGAGAACATCATCGAGCGTGAGGACTAGCGCAGTGGCAGAAAGCGAAGAAAAAAAACTGCGGCGAGACCAACTCAAAAGGGCACTCCTCCGGGCCGCAACCCGGTAATGACGTTTAGGGCTCTCCACTTACCGTTTCTGTAAGCACAAATAGCCGCGGCGTAGAAAGAGTCTCAAAGTAGTTCACTGAGTATAGAGAAGCATCTGGCGTCGCGGCAATGTGCTTTTTAGAGTGTCGGTAGCGTTGATTCTATGGATGAGCAGGTGGAGCGCCTCCGGTTGAAGGACCCGGGATAAGTTTCTGAGCCTTCTGTCGTTCCAGCGCAGCTTCGGCGCTTCTGCCTTGGCGGTCGAATGCATCCGCCAAGGTGGAATGTGCCTCTCCGTAGTTCGGATCAGCTTCTACCGCCGCCTGAAGTTGTACCAGAGCGTCAGAGACTTTACCTTCCTTGAGAAGGGCCTTGCCGCTATCGAGAGCGAAGTTGGCGCGCTGACGGCTCACGGCAATGCGGCTGAGTTCTGCGGCCTTCTTTCGTTCGGCTACGGCCCCCACGGTGTCGCCCTGTTGACTGAGAATTGCGGCAAGGCCGATATGCGGGCTGGGTTGATTTGGTAGCAGCTCGATAGCACGCCGCAAGGCTGGTGCAGCCTTCTGCAAATCGCCAGATTCTTTATAAGCGTTCCCTAGTATCGCCCAGGCATTACCGTTGTCCGGACTCAGTGTCGTGGCCTTTTCAAGTTCAGACTGGGCTTCGGCGAAGCGGCCTAACTGTAGATAAAGAACACCGAGCGTATAGGGCGGGTCCGGCAACTTAGCGTCGAGTTCTTCGGCCCGTACGAACTCTGGAACTGCTGCGTTAGCATCGTCTTTTAGCTTGAGAGCAAGACCGAGATCGTAATGGAGGTATGCGTTGTCTGGCTCAATGGCGAGACCGGCACGGAACTGTTCCATCGCATGAGCGAGATCGCTCTGCTGGAGATAGGCCACACCTAGATCCTGGCGAAGCGTCGCACTTTGCCCATTGATCGCCAGGGCGCGAATATAGATAGGGATTGCACGTTTTGCGTCACCTGTTTGCACCAGAGCGAGGCCTAAGTTTGTGAGTGAGGAGAAATCCTGGGGTCGCGCCATGACGACCTGTTCAAACAGAGGCAGAGCTTCGCGTGCGTTGTCCTTCGCTTGCAGAGTGAGAGCAAGCTCATACTTTGCGTCCAATGATGTGGGGTCAAGATTCAACGCATGCCGTAACACTGCGAGGGCTGAGTCGTCCTGATTGTCTGCACGTAGTGCTCTGCCGTACTGCAACGTGTACTCGACATTGTCCTTGGCAAGATCAGTTGCTCTGCTCAGCTCCTTGATAGCCGCAGATGTATCGCCTTGGTTGAGGTAAACCGAGCCAAGATGAAAGTGTGCAGATGCTAGTGTTGGGTCTAACGAAATGGCTCGCTGGATCTGAACACTGGCCTGAGCATAGTGTTCCTGCTGTGCCAGCACCGTGCCGAGGGTGTCATACAATGCTGCGTTATCGGGCGAGTCGATTAGGGCTTTTTCGAGCTGCTTTTGCGCGGCTTCTGGTTGTGCAACGGCACTAAGCGCGGTGGCGTAGGCAATGGAAGCCTGTGGTGTTAGTTTTTGCGACGAACCACTTCCTGTTTGATCGAGAAGCTGGAACATCTGAACTGATTTAGCGTATTCGCGAAGCTGTCCATAGGTCATTGCGAGGCTGAGTATTGCACCTGCATCCTGAGGGTCGAGCCGATGTGCCAGTTCAAACTGCACTAGAGCGGATGGGGCATCTCCTTCAGCGAGCAATACCGTGCCGAAGGCGCTGTGAGCGGCTGCGACCTCTGGGACCATCAGCACCAGCTTCTCAAATTGCTCATGCGCAGAGTGCAGGTCGTTCTGCTGATAGGCCGCGGATCCCGCGCGGAAGATCTCCTCAGCGGACTGCAATCTTTCGTCCGCTGAAGTCGCTGAAGTCGCGGGCGGTGTGGCCACAGTTTGCGCTTGGGCCAGTGAAAGAAAGGTCGCCATGACACCGCATCGCATCAGCGACCGTAGTTGTAAGAATCGCATCTCAGACATCGATTGTAATCACGAGTGGAGATAAGGCTTTTAGGCCGTTACAAAGGTGCTTGCGCAAATGTGACGTAGTTTCGACCAAAATATAGGCGGTAGCCTGAACCATCGGTTGCTGGAAAGATCTGCAGAGGTGTCGGACGACGTAGGTCCGCGTCTCTGGCGGAAGTGACGGAAAATAGATCGCGGCCGCCGATATCCATGACGACGAAGGCGTCAGCAGCGATGAAGCCGCAGCCGTATGCGCCTGGGGCGAGTCTGTGCCCCTCGATATCTATGGGTGTTTCTGTTATGAGGTAGGCTTGGTACTTCTCCTGTAACGCGCTCGAGTAGCCAGCTGTGTCCACAAGCGCGACGAGGAGTAGCGAGTTCTTACCAAATTGAACTCCGCTGGAGTTTCTGGCTTGAATCGGCGCGCTCTGCCCGCGGAAAAAGACCTCATTCGGAAGAAACTTCGCCGCTTCGATAGGAGGCAACACTTTCGGCCCGGTAGTGGCGAGCGCACCGCTCTTATCTTGAGGCGAAGTTTGATAGGCCGCATACGCAGTCCCAGCTACGGCAAGCAACAAGACGGAGTGTAGAACCCTACGGAGCATGTTCAGCCTCTTCTCAGTCGAATCGTACTGTGTGAGGAGAGACGCCGCAACATGTAGACTGGTGATCCTTTAGTGACGGAGGCTACATGCGGGCTGTGCTCGGGGTGGTTATGATGCTTGGCGGAGTTGCGAGCGCTCAGACTGCCACGCTGCGATCGCTTAATAATTTTTCGATCAAGGGAGATGGGCTGGCAATCCGGCAGCATGTTGAATCGGGAAAGCCTTTTACCGTAGCGGGAATCCAGGGCGCGATGCTTGGAGAGCAGGAAGGAACTTTTGAGGCTTGGGTGCTGCCCGTCAAGTTGCTTAGCCATTTTGCCATTAGAGCCGATGTTGAAGGTTATTCGGTGCCAATCGATTTGAATGCCGATGCGGCAGAGATCGAAGTGTTTCCAGATCATACGGTCATTACGTACTCACATATTGCCTTCACCGTGAGACAGATCATGTTCGCGCCAGATGATGCGGAGGATGGCACTGGCGCGATCTTGTTGTTTCAGATCGATTCGACTCGTCCGATGGATCTGACTTTCAGCTTTACGCCGGAGATGCGACCGATGTGGCCGCAGCGTAGCCAGGGGGTGCCGTCGGCGGAGTGGGTGAAGGCGGGGGAGAGTGGGTTTTATGTGCTGCATACCGACTTCCCGGATCTGGCGGGAGCGGTGGCGATGCCTACTGCTCAGCCGGGGATTCTGGCTCCGTACCAGGAGAAGCCGAAGTTCTATCCGCTGGAGCTAAAGCTTCACTATAAGCCGAAGCGGGATACGAATCGTTACTTCCCGTTGCTGATGGCGATGGGCAATACCGTGGAGACTGCGACTAATACTGCGCTGCAGGGAAAGCTGGAGCGGTTGAATGCCACTTTGCCTGAGGTGTACGCGAAGCATGCTGCTCGCTATCGGGAGATAGGAGATAACCTGACGGCGATTCGGACTCCTGATGCTGGGTTGAACGAGGACTTTGCGTGGGCAGAGACGTCGATTGAGCAACTGAGGGCGAAGGCTCAGCCGAGCGGCGAGATCGGTTTGGTTGCGGGATATTACTCTTCGGGTGATTCGGCTCGACCTGGATTTGGTTGGTACTTCGGGCGTGACAGTTTGTATACGCTCTACGCGGTGAATGGCTTTGGCGACTTCAAGCTGACTCGGGAGGAGCTTGAGTTCCTGATGAAGCGGCAGCGTGATGACGGCAAGATCATGCATGAATATCCGCAGACTGCAGCTTCGTTTGTGTGGAAGGACTTTTCGTACGCCTATGCTGCGGCTGATTCGACACCGCTGTTTCTGACGGCGATGCTCGACTATGTTCAGAGTAGCGGAAACGTTAATTTTCTACGCGAACATCGAGAGGTGGTTGAAAAAGCCTGGCACTTTGAGACGTCGCATGACTCCGATGGCGATGGAATCTATGACAACTCTCAGGGGACTGGGTGGGTGGAGAGCTGGCCGACGGGGATGCCGCATCAGGAGATCTATTTGGCGTTGCTCGATCAGCAGGCTTCGGTTGCGATGTCGAAGCTTGCTGGGTTGTTGGAGGATAAAGCGACTGCGGACGCGGCTTCGACGCGCGGGATTGATCTGGCGAAGAAGATTGAGGCGGAGTACTACGATTCTGCGGGGCGGGCTTATGCGTTCAGTCGAAATTCTGATGGGACACTCGATCGCAGTGCCACGGTTTATCCGGCGATTGCGTGGTGGAATGGTGGTGCTGGGCTGGCTCATTCGGAGGCTAGCTTTCGTCGATGGGCATCGCATGATTTTTCGACGGACTGGGGGCTGAGGGACGTGGCGGAGAGTGATCCTGTCTACGATCCGATCAGCTATCACCAG is drawn from Edaphobacter lichenicola and contains these coding sequences:
- a CDS encoding tetratricopeptide repeat protein, with product MATFLSLAQAQTVATPPATSATSADERLQSAEEIFRAGSAAYQQNDLHSAHEQFEKLVLMVPEVAAAHSAFGTVLLAEGDAPSALVQFELAHRLDPQDAGAILSLAMTYGQLREYAKSVQMFQLLDQTGSGSSQKLTPQASIAYATALSAVAQPEAAQKQLEKALIDSPDNAALYDTLGTVLAQQEHYAQASVQIQRAISLDPTLASAHFHLGSVYLNQGDTSAAIKELSRATDLAKDNVEYTLQYGRALRADNQDDSALAVLRHALNLDPTSLDAKYELALTLQAKDNAREALPLFEQVVMARPQDFSSLTNLGLALVQTGDAKRAIPIYIRALAINGQSATLRQDLGVAYLQQSDLAHAMEQFRAGLAIEPDNAYLHYDLGLALKLKDDANAAVPEFVRAEELDAKLPDPPYTLGVLYLQLGRFAEAQSELEKATTLSPDNGNAWAILGNAYKESGDLQKAAPALRRAIELLPNQPSPHIGLAAILSQQGDTVGAVAERKKAAELSRIAVSRQRANFALDSGKALLKEGKVSDALVQLQAAVEADPNYGEAHSTLADAFDRQGRSAEAALERQKAQKLIPGPSTGGAPPAHP